One genomic segment of Nonomuraea coxensis DSM 45129 includes these proteins:
- a CDS encoding MurR/RpiR family transcriptional regulator, with product MAEDAGTLLIRIRAAMPGLRPSERRIAEAFAAAPAAANLSIADLAARCATSTTSVVRFYRRMGYAHYKDFTIDLTRALAREELATSGLAEAPGDIDRNDSLAGIVSKVATNETLSIADTARSLDLDALARAVELVGAARRIDTFGVGASALVGLDLQQKLSRIGRTAINWHDAHSAWTSAVTLDGTCVAVAVSHSGTTVDTTEFLAIARKSGAATVAITNFLDSPLARAADVTLTTAARETAFRSGALGSRIAQLMVVDCLFTGVAQASYDASMAALRDTYAVVHTRVVKRG from the coding sequence ATGGCCGAGGACGCCGGAACCCTGCTGATCCGCATCCGCGCGGCCATGCCCGGCCTGCGCCCGTCCGAGCGGCGCATCGCCGAGGCGTTCGCGGCCGCCCCCGCGGCGGCGAACCTGTCGATCGCCGACCTCGCCGCCCGCTGCGCCACCTCGACCACCTCGGTCGTCCGCTTCTACCGGCGCATGGGCTACGCCCACTACAAGGACTTCACCATCGACCTGACCAGGGCGCTGGCCAGGGAGGAGCTGGCGACCTCCGGCCTGGCCGAGGCGCCTGGCGACATCGACCGCAACGACAGCCTGGCCGGCATCGTCTCCAAGGTCGCCACGAACGAGACGCTCTCCATCGCCGACACCGCCCGCTCCCTCGACCTGGACGCCCTCGCCCGCGCGGTCGAGCTGGTCGGGGCCGCGCGCCGCATCGACACCTTCGGCGTCGGCGCGAGCGCCCTGGTCGGTCTCGACCTGCAGCAGAAGCTCTCCCGCATCGGCCGCACCGCGATCAACTGGCACGACGCCCACTCCGCGTGGACCTCGGCCGTCACCCTGGACGGCACCTGCGTGGCGGTGGCGGTCTCGCACAGCGGCACCACCGTGGACACCACCGAGTTCCTGGCCATCGCCCGCAAGTCCGGCGCGGCCACGGTCGCCATCACGAACTTCCTGGACTCGCCGCTGGCCCGCGCCGCCGACGTGACCCTCACCACGGCCGCCCGCGAGACCGCGTTCCGCTCCGGCGCGCTCGGCAGCCGCATCGCCCAGCTCATGGTGGTGGACTGCCTCTTCACCGGAGTGGCCCAGGCGTCGTACGACGCCTCGATGGCGGCGCTGCGCGACACGTACGCGGTGGTGCACACGAGGGTGGTCAAGCGCGGGTAG
- a CDS encoding ABC transporter substrate-binding protein has translation MPRGALSAAALAATLSLALASCSSSSEPAPGAEGTGGGKPLVVGVTSDPDTLFPWKATQFQAVNVLQNLYGTLTEFDKDLNVVPGLAESWDASEDGKTLTLKLRQGVTFADGSAFDSADVKSSLDKIMDEKTAAVARASLSSVKSVEAPDAATVVLTLSTPDAALPANLATVNMAMLSSDDTEEKLSATPNGTGPFKLGKRVPSQSLTLTRNDAYWGAEKAKSPAVEFRVIPDESSIVSAMQSGNVQLAVFNDPLVAQTAEGGGTITVAKTPQLNYHVLQLNARRGELGDVNVRLAVQCAIDRKQVLDTAALGQGEVTGPNTAPAFKSDPDKRPCPARDLAKAADYLGKAGKSGGVTIKTIVSQGEYATSVNEAQNLKAQLAEAKINLDLEVLESGAFVDRWVAADFDAAVALNGGRPDPDGSYGRYFTSDGNLNKVAGYSSDKLDKLFAEGKATTDQAARKAIYDQVAAELEDNAAWIWLFSGYTYTATTAGVQGFTPMANGSLQSLRATSVS, from the coding sequence ATGCCCCGTGGCGCGCTTTCCGCGGCCGCCCTCGCCGCGACGCTTTCCCTTGCCCTCGCCAGTTGCTCGTCCTCCTCGGAGCCCGCCCCCGGCGCGGAGGGGACGGGCGGCGGCAAGCCGCTGGTCGTCGGCGTGACCTCCGACCCGGACACCTTGTTCCCCTGGAAGGCCACCCAGTTCCAGGCCGTCAACGTGCTGCAGAACCTGTACGGCACGCTGACCGAGTTCGACAAGGACCTCAACGTGGTCCCCGGGCTCGCCGAGTCGTGGGACGCCTCCGAGGACGGCAAGACCCTGACGCTCAAGCTGCGCCAGGGCGTCACCTTCGCCGACGGCAGCGCCTTCGACTCCGCGGACGTCAAGTCCTCCCTTGACAAGATCATGGACGAGAAGACCGCGGCCGTGGCCCGCGCCTCGCTGTCGTCGGTGAAGTCCGTCGAGGCGCCCGACGCGGCCACGGTGGTGCTCACGCTGTCCACGCCGGACGCCGCGCTGCCCGCCAACCTGGCCACGGTGAACATGGCGATGCTCTCCTCCGACGACACCGAGGAGAAGCTGTCCGCCACCCCCAACGGGACCGGCCCTTTCAAGCTGGGCAAGCGGGTGCCGAGCCAGTCGCTCACCCTGACCAGGAACGACGCCTACTGGGGCGCGGAGAAGGCGAAGTCGCCGGCGGTCGAGTTCCGGGTGATCCCCGACGAGTCGTCCATCGTCTCGGCCATGCAGTCGGGCAACGTGCAGCTCGCCGTCTTCAACGACCCGCTGGTGGCGCAGACCGCCGAGGGCGGCGGCACGATCACCGTCGCGAAGACGCCGCAGCTCAACTACCACGTGCTCCAGCTCAACGCGCGCCGCGGCGAGCTCGGCGACGTCAACGTGCGCCTCGCCGTGCAGTGCGCGATCGACCGCAAGCAGGTGCTCGACACCGCCGCGCTGGGCCAGGGCGAGGTGACCGGCCCCAACACCGCGCCGGCCTTCAAGTCGGACCCGGACAAGCGGCCCTGCCCTGCCCGCGACCTGGCCAAGGCCGCCGACTACCTCGGCAAGGCCGGCAAGTCCGGCGGGGTGACCATCAAGACCATCGTCTCCCAGGGCGAGTACGCCACCTCCGTCAACGAGGCCCAGAACCTCAAGGCCCAGCTCGCCGAGGCCAAGATCAACCTGGACCTGGAGGTGCTGGAGTCCGGCGCGTTCGTGGACCGCTGGGTGGCCGCCGACTTCGACGCGGCCGTGGCGCTCAACGGCGGCCGTCCCGACCCCGACGGCTCCTACGGCCGCTACTTCACCAGCGACGGCAACCTCAACAAGGTCGCCGGCTACAGCTCCGACAAGCTGGACAAGCTGTTCGCCGAGGGCAAGGCGACCACCGACCAGGCCGCCCGCAAGGCGATCTACGACCAGGTGGCCGCCGAGCTGGAGGACAACGCGGCCTGGATCTGGCTGTTCTCCGGCTACACCTACACGGCGACGACCGCGGGCGTGCAGGGCTTCACGCCGATGGCCAACGGCTCACTCCAGTCGCTGCGCGCCACGTCCGTCTCCTGA
- a CDS encoding ABC transporter permease gives MRALLRNRVVRRAAGTAGTLFGVAVFVFVMLRAIPGNQITAGLGTEAAALTPAQQAALERYYGLDRPLVAQFFAWLGNMFTGNFGYSARNQQSVLDLTLRSLPVTVELAVLSIVLALLIGVPLGMLAASRANSARDALGQVVSLAGLSIPAFLLATTLLSVFAASFGFNPNGQGFATLAEDPLLNLRQMVLPALVLGFGIAAPILRTTRAAVLEVRSEDFVRTARAKGVPERRLQVRHVLGNALVPIVTMTGLQFGYLLGGAVVVEQIFSVPGIGRQVLLGIQQKEYAVVQSTVLVIALAFVLVNLLTDVLYRVIDPRVRAS, from the coding sequence ATGCGCGCGCTCCTCCGCAACCGGGTCGTCCGGCGCGCGGCGGGCACGGCCGGCACCCTGTTCGGGGTGGCGGTGTTCGTGTTCGTCATGCTCCGGGCGATCCCCGGCAACCAGATCACCGCGGGCCTCGGCACCGAGGCCGCCGCGCTCACCCCGGCCCAGCAGGCGGCGCTGGAGCGCTACTACGGGCTCGACCGCCCCCTGGTCGCGCAGTTCTTCGCCTGGCTCGGCAACATGTTCACCGGCAACTTCGGCTACTCCGCCCGCAACCAGCAGAGCGTGCTCGACCTCACGCTGCGCTCGCTGCCGGTGACGGTCGAGCTGGCGGTGCTGTCGATCGTGCTGGCGCTGCTCATCGGGGTGCCGCTCGGCATGCTGGCCGCCTCCCGCGCCAACTCCGCGCGCGACGCGCTCGGGCAGGTCGTAAGCCTCGCCGGGCTGTCGATCCCGGCGTTCCTGCTGGCCACGACGCTGCTGTCGGTGTTCGCCGCCTCGTTCGGCTTCAACCCCAACGGGCAGGGCTTCGCGACCCTGGCCGAGGACCCGCTGCTCAACCTGCGGCAGATGGTCCTGCCCGCGCTCGTGCTGGGCTTCGGCATCGCCGCGCCGATCCTGCGCACCACCCGCGCGGCGGTGTTGGAGGTGCGCTCGGAGGACTTCGTCCGCACCGCCCGCGCCAAGGGCGTGCCGGAACGGCGGCTGCAGGTCAGGCACGTGCTCGGCAACGCGCTCGTGCCCATCGTCACCATGACCGGGCTGCAGTTCGGCTACCTGCTCGGCGGGGCCGTCGTGGTCGAGCAGATCTTCTCCGTGCCCGGCATCGGGCGGCAGGTGCTGCTCGGCATCCAGCAGAAGGAGTACGCGGTGGTGCAGAGCACGGTGCTGGTGATCGCGCTGGCGTTCGTGCTGGTGAACCTGCTGACCGACGTGCTCTACCGGGTGATCGACCCGCGGGTGAGGGCGTCGTGA
- a CDS encoding ABC transporter permease, with protein MNALRRSPAAVSGTVILVLLAVVAALSFLGLLPYDPIAQNPPERFLAPSGSHLFGTDQFGRDVFSRVAAGVGNSALIAVVAVAFATVAGTLGGLVSGFYRGLADGAIGGVTNVLFAFPPLLLALSLASVLERNWFTVAVAIAVVYVPIFIRVTRGPVLSLREIEYVRAAVATGQSRAQIMFRHVLPNITSIIVIQVALSLSWAVLTEASLSFLGLGTPPPAPSLGSMIFEARSLVFVAPWTLIAPGAVVVLLVVGLNLLGDGLRDTLDPRNRGKR; from the coding sequence GTGAACGCGCTGCGCAGGAGCCCCGCCGCGGTGTCGGGCACGGTGATCCTGGTGCTGCTGGCCGTGGTGGCGGCGCTGTCGTTCCTCGGGCTGCTGCCCTACGACCCGATCGCGCAGAACCCGCCGGAGCGTTTCCTCGCGCCGTCGGGGTCTCACCTGTTCGGGACCGACCAGTTCGGCAGGGACGTGTTCTCCCGGGTGGCGGCCGGGGTGGGCAACTCGGCGCTCATCGCGGTCGTCGCGGTGGCGTTCGCGACCGTGGCGGGCACGCTCGGCGGCCTGGTGTCCGGCTTCTACCGGGGCCTCGCCGACGGCGCGATCGGCGGGGTGACGAACGTGCTGTTCGCGTTCCCGCCGCTGCTGCTGGCGCTGTCGCTGGCGTCGGTGCTGGAGCGCAACTGGTTCACCGTGGCGGTGGCCATCGCCGTCGTGTACGTGCCGATCTTCATCCGCGTCACCCGCGGCCCCGTGCTGTCGCTCAGGGAGATCGAGTACGTCAGGGCCGCCGTCGCGACCGGCCAGAGCCGCGCCCAGATCATGTTCCGGCACGTGCTGCCCAACATCACCTCGATCATCGTCATCCAGGTCGCCCTGTCGTTGTCGTGGGCGGTGCTGACCGAGGCGTCGCTGAGCTTCCTGGGGCTCGGCACGCCGCCACCCGCGCCGTCGCTCGGCTCGATGATCTTCGAGGCGCGCAGCCTGGTGTTCGTGGCCCCCTGGACGCTGATCGCGCCCGGCGCGGTCGTCGTGCTGCTCGTGGTGGGGCTCAACCTGCTGGGCGACGGCCTGCGTGACACTCTCGACCCGCGAAACCGAGGCAAGCGGTGA
- the murQ gene encoding N-acetylmuramic acid 6-phosphate etherase, whose protein sequence is MNLTNLTTEAADPRFSGIDTMSVAELAATMNAADATVPAAVAGALPQIVAAIEATAERMRRGGRLVYVGAGTPGRLGVLDASECPPTFGTPPDQVFAIIAGGPRAIVAPCEGAEDDEEAGAAAMDEAGVGPLDTVVGIASSGRTPYVVAAVRRAAERGALTVGLACNTGTPLGAAAAHAVEVPVGPEVISGSTRLKAGTAQKLVLNMFSTIVMVQLGKTYGNLMVDVRPSNGKLRERAVRIVRTITGAGRAEALTALRQNGFNVKQAVVASRFDLTPQEAAARLAGAGGRLRAALGERA, encoded by the coding sequence GTGAATCTGACGAACCTGACCACGGAAGCGGCCGACCCCCGCTTCTCCGGCATCGACACGATGAGCGTCGCGGAGCTCGCCGCGACCATGAACGCGGCCGACGCCACCGTCCCCGCCGCCGTGGCGGGAGCGCTGCCCCAGATCGTCGCGGCGATCGAGGCCACCGCCGAGCGCATGCGGCGCGGCGGGCGGCTGGTCTACGTGGGGGCGGGCACGCCGGGACGGCTCGGCGTGCTGGACGCCTCCGAGTGCCCGCCGACCTTCGGGACACCGCCCGACCAGGTGTTCGCGATCATCGCGGGCGGCCCGCGGGCGATCGTCGCGCCCTGCGAAGGGGCCGAGGACGACGAGGAGGCCGGCGCCGCCGCCATGGACGAGGCCGGCGTCGGGCCGCTCGACACCGTCGTGGGCATCGCCTCCAGCGGGCGGACGCCGTACGTGGTGGCCGCCGTGCGGCGGGCGGCCGAGCGCGGCGCGCTGACCGTGGGGCTCGCCTGCAACACCGGGACGCCGCTCGGCGCGGCGGCCGCCCACGCCGTCGAGGTGCCGGTCGGCCCCGAGGTGATCAGCGGCTCGACCCGGCTCAAGGCGGGCACGGCGCAGAAGCTCGTGCTCAACATGTTCTCGACCATCGTCATGGTCCAGCTCGGCAAGACGTACGGGAACCTGATGGTGGACGTGCGGCCGAGCAACGGCAAGCTGCGCGAGCGCGCCGTGCGCATCGTGCGGACGATCACCGGGGCCGGCCGCGCCGAGGCGCTGACCGCGCTCCGCCAGAACGGGTTCAACGTCAAACAGGCGGTCGTCGCCTCACGGTTCGACCTGACGCCCCAGGAGGCCGCGGCGCGGCTGGCCGGGGCCGGCGGGCGGCTGCGGGCGGCTCTGGGGGAGCGCGCATGA
- a CDS encoding anhydro-N-acetylmuramic acid kinase, with protein MRILGMISGTSHDGIDVAVVDFTPEGEVLRGRVGHTASTPYPAELRARLLAALPPAPVTLAEVCVLDTLIGQCFAEAAAAAIEAGGPVDLIVSHGQTVFHWVEGAHARGTLQIGQPAWIAERTGVPVLSDVRVRDITAGGHGAPLVSVLDKLLLGGLEDGPDAGAAALNLGGIANMTVLRDGRVHAYDIGPANALIDAVVTARGLDPRGYDAGGAIAASGRVHPGLLAALLEEPYYRLAPPKSTGKELFHLDYVEAALAGLREGDVGDADLVATLTELTVRTVAADVRAAGVATLVVSGGGCHNPVVMDGLRAALPGVRVSVSDAYGAPADDKEAIAFALIGWLSAHGLPGTVPGGTGASAPRVLGTLTPGAGPLVLPAPAAVPPRSLVLAR; from the coding sequence ATGAGGATTCTCGGGATGATCTCCGGCACGTCGCACGACGGCATCGACGTGGCCGTCGTCGACTTCACGCCGGAGGGCGAGGTGCTGCGCGGCCGGGTCGGGCACACGGCGAGCACGCCGTACCCGGCGGAGCTGCGGGCGCGGCTGCTCGCGGCGCTGCCGCCCGCGCCCGTGACGCTGGCGGAGGTGTGCGTGCTGGACACGCTCATCGGGCAGTGCTTCGCCGAGGCCGCGGCGGCGGCGATCGAGGCGGGCGGCCCGGTCGACCTGATCGTCTCCCACGGGCAGACGGTGTTCCACTGGGTGGAGGGGGCGCACGCGCGCGGCACCCTGCAGATCGGGCAGCCGGCCTGGATCGCCGAGCGGACCGGCGTACCGGTGCTGTCGGACGTGCGCGTCCGCGACATCACCGCGGGCGGGCACGGCGCGCCGCTGGTGTCGGTGCTGGACAAGCTGCTGCTGGGCGGCCTGGAGGACGGCCCCGATGCCGGCGCCGCGGCGCTCAACCTGGGCGGCATCGCGAACATGACCGTGCTGCGCGACGGCCGGGTGCACGCCTACGACATCGGCCCGGCGAACGCGCTCATCGACGCCGTGGTGACCGCCCGCGGCCTGGACCCCCGGGGCTACGACGCCGGCGGCGCGATCGCGGCCTCGGGGCGGGTGCACCCCGGCCTGCTGGCGGCGCTGCTGGAGGAGCCCTACTACCGGCTGGCCCCGCCGAAGAGCACCGGCAAGGAGCTGTTCCACCTGGACTACGTGGAGGCCGCCCTGGCGGGCCTGCGGGAAGGGGACGTGGGCGACGCCGACCTGGTGGCGACCCTCACCGAGCTGACCGTGCGGACCGTGGCCGCCGACGTGCGGGCCGCCGGCGTGGCGACGCTGGTCGTCTCCGGCGGCGGCTGCCACAACCCGGTCGTCATGGACGGCCTGCGCGCGGCCCTGCCCGGCGTGCGGGTGTCGGTGTCCGACGCCTACGGGGCGCCCGCCGACGACAAGGAGGCCATCGCGTTCGCGCTGATCGGCTGGCTGAGCGCGCACGGCCTGCCCGGCACCGTCCCCGGCGGTACGGGCGCGTCCGCGCCGCGCGTCCTCGGCACGCTGACGCCCGGCGCGGGGCCGCTGGTCCTGCCCGCGCCGGCGGCCGTGCCACCGCGTTCGCTGGTGCTGGCCCGGTGA
- a CDS encoding serine hydrolase domain-containing protein, translated as MSGGDPALAERPPEPPPGLVTAARTPWFDLDECTGHRTVRQEGGALAGEDPMTPDTHHDLASVTKVVATTTALIRLVSERLVDLDAPLSAYLPHSYEAITVRDLLLHRGGLWEWWPLYVRADLPPPRYRPGRARHYSDLGFILLGRIVSAVTGLRLDRAVAELVTRPLGLTRTTYARPTGTEVAMSALDDRVEMTMLDTGRPYPVPYRSADFAGWRRGPVVGEPADGNAFHALDGVAGHAGLFSTVPDLLRYCLAMSRYEEHDRLWRPETVREFLAPGPDPEQALGFRRYALDLGGERVTVLGHPGYVGCAIGFVPGRDVALVVASNRLLVTGEPTPTDDLWHGLLQAVTRQTRNA; from the coding sequence GTGAGCGGCGGGGACCCGGCCCTCGCGGAACGGCCGCCGGAGCCGCCGCCGGGCCTCGTCACCGCCGCGCGCACGCCGTGGTTCGACCTCGACGAGTGCACCGGCCACCGCACCGTCCGCCAGGAGGGCGGGGCGCTGGCCGGCGAGGACCCCATGACGCCGGACACCCACCACGACCTCGCCTCGGTCACCAAGGTCGTGGCGACCACCACGGCGCTCATCCGGCTGGTGTCGGAGCGGCTCGTGGACCTGGACGCGCCGCTCAGCGCGTACCTGCCGCACTCGTACGAGGCGATCACCGTGCGGGACCTGCTGCTGCACCGGGGCGGCCTGTGGGAGTGGTGGCCGCTGTACGTGCGGGCGGACCTGCCGCCGCCGCGCTACCGGCCCGGCCGCGCCCGGCACTACTCCGACCTCGGCTTCATCCTGCTCGGCCGGATCGTCTCGGCCGTGACCGGGCTGCGGCTCGACCGGGCCGTGGCCGAGCTGGTGACCAGGCCGCTCGGCCTGACCCGCACCACCTACGCCCGCCCCACGGGCACCGAGGTCGCCATGAGCGCCCTCGACGACCGGGTGGAGATGACCATGCTGGACACCGGCCGCCCCTACCCGGTCCCCTATCGCAGCGCCGACTTCGCCGGCTGGCGGCGCGGGCCGGTGGTGGGCGAGCCGGCCGACGGCAACGCCTTCCACGCCCTCGACGGCGTCGCCGGCCACGCAGGGCTCTTCTCGACCGTCCCCGACCTGCTGCGGTACTGCCTGGCGATGTCCCGGTACGAGGAGCACGACCGGCTGTGGCGGCCGGAGACGGTCCGCGAGTTCCTCGCCCCCGGCCCCGATCCCGAGCAGGCGCTCGGCTTCCGCCGCTACGCCCTCGACCTGGGCGGCGAGCGCGTGACCGTGCTCGGCCATCCCGGGTACGTCGGCTGCGCGATCGGCTTCGTCCCCGGCCGGGACGTGGCCCTGGTCGTGGCGAGCAACCGCCTGCTCGTCACCGGCGAGCCGACGCCGACCGACGACCTCTGGCACGGCCTGCTGCAGGCCGTCACGCGACAGACGAGGAACGCATGA